The genomic window AGCAGCAGCACGGCCCCGGTGGCCAGCCAAAACGTGAACCGGGTGCGGGTGGGCGGCAGCGGGGGCGTGGGCCGTTTGGGCAGCTGCAGCACGTACCACAGGATGCTGCCCAGCCCGATAAAGGTGCTGACGTACTGCAGAAACTGGTACAGCGGCCAGCTAGGCCCAAAACCCGGCAGCGTGTGGCGCAGCCAGGCCCAGTGCAGCACCACCAGGCCGTCGTCGTGGGTAAACCAGTCCCAGACAATGTGGGACAGGCAGCCCAGCAGCGCGCCCAGCAGCACCGGTCCGGATATTAGTCGCCGCGCTGGCCAGCGCCCAGCCGTGAGCGGCAGCAGACGGGAGCGGAGCACCGTGGGCAGGCACTGCACCAGCGGCACCTTCACCAAGTTGTGAAATAGCCCAGCGAAAAGCAGCACCAGGGGCAAATCGAGCCAAAAAATACCGGCCCAGGTGTGCCCGTAGATGCCGTCGGGCCGCAGCCGCAGGAAGTATTCGAAGTCGGGAGCCATGGCGCCCAGTACCAGGGCCGTGGCCGAGAGCCGGCGCTGCCCGGCACGGAGCACGGGTAAAATAAGGGCCGGATGGGCGGGCGTAAACGGCATGCCGCTAGCGGTTCAGAATAGAGAGAAAAGCAAACCAAAGGGCAAATAACGGCAACACCCGGCCGGCGCTACGCCTCTGCCAGCGCCGGGCGCAATGTAAAGAGCCAAATATAGTAGCCCGAGCGGCCCCGCACGTACT from Hymenobacter chitinivorans DSM 11115 includes these protein-coding regions:
- a CDS encoding DUF4184 family protein, yielding MPFTPAHPALILPVLRAGQRRLSATALVLGAMAPDFEYFLRLRPDGIYGHTWAGIFWLDLPLVLLFAGLFHNLVKVPLVQCLPTVLRSRLLPLTAGRWPARRLISGPVLLGALLGCLSHIVWDWFTHDDGLVVLHWAWLRHTLPGFGPSWPLYQFLQYVSTFIGLGSILWYVLQLPKRPTPPLPPTRTRFTFWLATGAVLLLLWGPFMIYSAQIWPFDANSVLVTGMSAGLVGLLVAAGVLRRRLAPVPTS